From the Manihot esculenta cultivar AM560-2 chromosome 3, M.esculenta_v8, whole genome shotgun sequence genome, one window contains:
- the LOC110612397 gene encoding anthocyanidin 3-O-glucosyltransferase 7-like has product MSVTTSSTPAGHVAVCAFPFTSHPLALCSLVCRLAEEAPQLHFSFLCTSRANSKISTKTTILPTNIKISDIEDGLPEGFEPEDLAQEASNFYKQFPENFKRGVDAAVEETGGKRVTSLIVDGLFSFDLGNMAEEMNVPWVAFTVPAPYDLAAWLQKDLIQQLYANAQMDHDHPEDQLIDIVPGLPPSPFKDFPHELLERNPSNQLLAQVLLSMIRKIQEASAVVMNSYEELNPLLLTNYLKSKFLNIFYVSSVTPSKLASGTDATRCLSWLDEQKSASVAYISFGTTAPLNGEEVKALAEALEEGGVPFLWSINDKFKEYLPDGFTERIGTRGKLVPWAPQRQVLEHPSIGVHVTHGGYNAVLESIMGGVPMICRSEWADNHLNAKMVEEVWGIGVRVENRLITKTGMLKCLEMILHQEEGKVRQASTALKQVFEKAAGPDGVAANHVKTLLHIISEERCPSYKLEVVYQMHAPLVIRTPNYKWQYSALQQTDCNPAPAHIRSLVFLVENHLQAIENHLHAVLQNFHLLFSHA; this is encoded by the exons ATGTCGGTAACCACGAGTTCAACTCCGGCAGGGCATGTTGCCGTCTGCGCATTTCCGTTCACAAGTCATCCATTGGCTCTTTGTAGCCTGGTTTGTAGACTAGCAGAAGAGGCTCCTCAACTGCACTTCTCTTTCCTCTGCACGTCAAGAGCAAACTCCAAGATCTCAACTAAAACTACTATCCTCCCCACCAATATCAAAATCTCTGATATAGAGGACGGCTTGCCGGAAGGGTTTGAACCCGAAGATCTTGCACAGGAAGCTAGTAACTTCTATAAACAGTTCCCGGAGAACTTCAAACGCGGTGTTGATGCGGCGGTGGAAGAGACAGGAGGTAAAAGGGTAACCTCCCTGATAGTAGATGGCCTTTTCTCATTTGACCTAGGCAATATGGCCGAGGAGATGAATGTGCCGTGGGTGGCGTTCACCGTACCTGCACCTTATGACCTCGCTGCATGGCTCCAAAAGGATCTCATTCAACAGCTCTACGCTAATGCTCAAATGGATCATGATCACCCGGAAGATCAACTCATAGATATCGTTCCAGGATTGCCTCCATCGCCCTTTAAAGACTTTCCCCATGAATTGTTGGAGAGGAATCCCAGTAATCAACTACTTGCCCAAGTTTTGTTGTCAATGATAAGAAAAATACAAGAAGCATCTGCTGTTGTGATGAACTCTTACGAGGAATTAAAtcctcttctgctcacaaaTTATCTCAAGTCCAAGTTTCTAAATATATTCTATGTGAGTTCGGTAACCCCATCGAAGCTAGCATCAGGAACAGATGCAACAAGGTGCTTGTCATGGCTGGATGAGCAAAAGTCTGCATCTGTTGCTTATATAAGCTTCGGAACAACGGCACCTCTGAATGGTGAGGAGGTAAAGGCATTAGCTGAAGCTCTTGAAGAGGGTGGTGTTCCATTTCTTTGGTCAATCAACGACAAGTTCAAGGAGTATTTACCAGATGGATTTACAGAGAGGATTGGAACTCGTGGAAAGTTGGTTCCATGGGCTCCtcagaggcaagttctggaacatcCTTCAATCGGTGTACATGTGACGCACGGCGGATACAATGCTGTTTTAGAGAGCATTATGGGTGGTGTTCCGATGATATGCAGGTCAGAGTGGGCGGACAATCATCTGAATGCAAAGATGGTGGAGGAGGTTTGGGGAATTGGAGTGAGAGTTGAGAATAGATTAATCACCAAGACAGGGATGTTAAAGTGCTTGGAGATGATTTTGCATCAGGAAGAAGGGAAGGTCAGACAAGCTTCCACTGCCCTTAAACAAGTTTTTGAAAAGGCAGCTGGACCTGATGGTGTTGCTGCTAACCATGTAAAAACTCTGTTGCATATTATCTCGGAGGAGAG ATGCCCAAGTTATAAACTTGAAGTTGTATATCAAATGCATGCTCCATTGGTCATAAGAACTCCAAATTACAAATGGCAATACTCAGCCCTTCAGCAAACAGATTGCAATCCTGCACCAGCACACATTAGATCCCTAGTTTTCCTGGTGGAAAATCATCTCCAAGCAATTGAAAATCATCTCCATGCTGTTTTACAGAATTTCCACCTCTTATTCTCTCACGCATAA
- the LOC110611768 gene encoding xylogalacturonan beta-1,3-xylosyltransferase has product MEFRFHKLCQIKTRRWLLVVGAVAITHTLFQSLLLPYGNALSSLLPNSHDLIYDKSSFPIIHFSTKSLMVRNPLTVDPSSLNKSSILDGVVVKDAVSSGGSGEVTHDMGSQRNSGETEIEFASEDEDLDNPIEVAVDNDGDDDDFVEEDLDNPIELVVDRNVSNFSSGNSSGNSTFESIKRQESISVIEFATEGKHDFPLLGQNGKSNLEFFTDSNPPQKELGRIKIALLSPSVEPEVVTSSTNISYSRSSGSSSVGSAIQKIGFSSKNNSARMDKPGRKKMRCEMPPKSITLIDEMNRILVRHRRSSRSMRPRWSSHHDQEILAAKSQIENAPVPVNDRDLYAPLFRNVSKFKRSYELMERILKVYIYKDGKKPIFHLPILKGLYASEGWFMKLMQGSKHFIVKDPRKAHLFYMPFSSRMLEYTLYVRNSHNRTNLRQYLKEYSEKIAAKYPYWNRTGGADHFLVACHDWDNVGR; this is encoded by the exons ATGGAGTTCCGGTTTCATAAATTATGCCAAATTAAAACTCGAAGATGGCTTCTTGTAGTGGGGGCAGTAGCTATAACTCATACATTGTTTCAATCTCTATTGCTTCCGTATGGAAATGCTCTCAGTTCTTTGTTGCCCAACAGCCATGATTTAATATATGATAAAAGCAGCTTCCCAATCATACACTTTTCCACAAAGTCTCTGATGGTTCGCAATCCTCTCACTGTTGATCCTTCAAGTTTGAATAAAAGTTCCATCCTTGATGGGGTGGTGGTGAAAGATGCTGTCTCTTCAGGTGGCAGTGGAGAAGTTACACATGATATGGGATCACAGAGAAACAGTGGAGAGACAGAGATTGAGTTTGCATCTGAGGATGAAGACTTGGACAATCCTATTGAGGTTGCAGTGGATAATGATGGAGATGATGATGATTTTGTAGAAGAGGATCTGGACAATCCTATTGAGCTGGTTGTAGACAGAAATGTAAGTAATTTCTCATCTGGGAATAGCAGTGGGAATTCTACATTCGAAAGCATCAAACGTCAAGAAAGTATTTCTGTCATTGAATTTGCCACTGAAGGCAAACATGACTTTCCTCTTCTTGGTCAAAATGGCAAATCAAACCTTGAATTTTTTACAGACAGTAATCCGCCACAGAAAGAGTTGGGGCGCATAAAAATTGCTCTCTTGTCACCGTCAGTAGAACCAGAGGTAGtaacttcatcaacaaacatcAGTTATTCAAGATCAAGTGGAAGTTCCTCTGTTGGTTCTGCTATTCAGAAAATTGGTTTTTCTTCGAAAAATAATTCTGCAAGGATGGATAAGCCTGGCAGGAAAAAGATGAGGTGTGAGATGCCTCCAAAATCAATAACATTGATAGATGAGATGAACCGCATATTAGTGCGACATCGTCGGTCCTCACGTTCAATG AGACCAAGATGGTCTTCCCATCATGATCAGGAGATTTTGGCTGCAAAGTCACAGATAGAGAATGCTCCTGTTCCAGTGAATGATCGAGATCTTTATGCTCCCCTCTTTCGAAATGTTTCCAAGTTTAAAAG GAGTTATGAACTCATGGAACGCATTCTCAAAGTCTACATCTACAAGGATGGAAAGAAACCCATCTTTCATCTACCAATATTGAAGGGATTGTATGCCTCAGAGGGGTGGTTTATGAAACTGATGCAGGGAAGCaagcattttattgtgaaagaCCCTCGAAAGGCTCACCTATTTTATATGCCATTCAGTTCTCGAATGCTGGAATACACACTCTACGTGCGTAACTCCCATAATAGGACAAATCTGCGCCAATATTTGAAGGAGTACTCTGAGAAAATTGCAGCAAAATATCCTTACTGGAACAGAACTGGTGGAGCAGATCATTTTCTTGTAGCTTGCCATGATTGG GATAATGTTGGGAGATGA
- the LOC110611826 gene encoding ninja-family protein mc410 has translation MEDENGLELSLGLGCGGSSIKSKGKNGCSSDSRTEEGHRGNKLIDNFKNFLHAGAQKQDSTIGSQISDSVKHQENFFNDLSKANADADGSINLNNRGLWVSSSKISAEIEEEKRPEVGKKRKTLFDEINNRRKQERDAHHFDVHDKKASHVSITTEDGSTAENEDVAESDIEGSTSRFFHQHDDGPKRFIGAGGPEVPKEVHGFSDSSVVDLKGQKRPNGSSETEIKHGNLNYGVPFSVRPVNISNMPCPFPVKESNSIGVPSSSGHPLPGVTQVIPTSNSEQRTGTQSVNPGNLPVMFGYSPVQLPTLDKDNSWGLVSHLQQFQPSNAGRVPSNSDKQNDGLKIAPAMQVISRNSSEATLYDGRTLEQVKGDGKQRIAEEGSTSQNEEDVKGSSINLRAKDTSGASTSEGLSFDFPAIKPGIASDVKFGGCGSYPDLPWVSTTGSGPNGRTISGVTYRFSANQIRIVCACHGSHMSPEEFIRHASEENVNPDNGSGLASFPSTNPAASAQS, from the exons ATGGAGGACGAGAATGGCCTTGAGCTTAGCCTTGGTCTAGGTTGTGGAGGATCATCTATAAAATCCAAAGGTAAAAATGGCTGCTCTTCAGATTCTAGGACAGAAGAAGGTCATAGAGGCAACAAATTGATAGATAATTTCAAAAACTTCCTTCATGCTGGCGCCCAGAAGCAGGATTCAACTATTGGATCTCAAATAAGTGATTCGGTGAAACATCAGGAGAACTTTTTTAATGACCTGTCCAAGGCCAATGCTGATGCAGATGGTTCAATAAACTTGAATAATAGGGGGCTTTGGGTTTCGAGCAGCAAAATATCTGCtgaaattgaagaagaaaaaaggCCAGAGGTAGGTAAAAAACGTAAAACATTGTTTGATGAGATAAATAATCGGAGGAAACAGGAGAGAGATGCTCATCATTTTGATGTACATGATAAGAAAGCTTCACATGTTTCCATAACAACAGAAGATGGTTCTACTGCTGAAAATGAAGATGTCGCCGAGTCTGATATAGAGGGTTCAACTTCGAGGTTTTTCCATCAACATGATGATGGCCCCAAGCGTTTTATTGGAGCTGGTGGTCCTGAGGTTCCAAAGGAGGTCCATGGATTTTCTGATTCCAGTGTTGTAGACTTAAAAGGGCAAAAGAGGCCTAATGGTTCATCAGAAACTGAAATTAAGCATGGGAACTTGAATTATGGAGTTCCATTCTCTGTCCGACCAGTAAATATCAGTAACATGCCATGCCCATTTCCTGTAAAAGAATCCAACTCTATCGGAGTTCCCAGCTCTTCTGGCCACCCTCTGCCAGGAGTAACACAGGTGATCCCTACTTCAAATAGTGAGCAGAGAACAGGGACTCAGTCTGTCAATCCTGGAAATTTGCCAGTAATGTTTGGCTATTCGCCTGTCCAGCTTCCAACATTGGATAAGGATAATTCATGGGGCTTGGTCTCTCATCTTCAGCAGTTCCAGCCTTCCAATGCTGGCAGAGTTCCATCAAACTCAGATAAGCAAAATGATGGATTGAAAATTGCTCCAG CCATGCAAGTAATTTCACGAAATTCATCTGAAGCTACACTGTATGATGGGAGGACGCTAGAACAGGTCAAAGGTGATGGCAAACAGCGCATTGCAGAAGAAGGCTCCACTTCACAAAATGAAGAAGATGTAAAAGGAAGCAGCATAAACCTTCGGGCAAAAGACACATCTGGGGCATCAACATCAGAAGGTTTATCTTTTGATTTTCCTGCCATAAAACCAGGTATTGCCTCAGACGTGAAATTTGGGGGTTGTGGTTCCTATCCAGATTTACCATGGGTTTCAACCACAGGTTCTGGTCCAAATGGCAGAACAATTTCTGGTGTAACTTACAGATTTAGTGCAAACCAAATTAGGATTGTTTGTGCTTGCCATGGTTCCCACATGTCCCCTGAGGAATTCATCCGGCACGCAAGTGAGGAGAATGTTAATCCAGACAATGGCAGTGGTTTAGCCTCATTTCCGAGTACCAATCCTGCTGCCTCTGCTCAGAGCTGA
- the LOC110612385 gene encoding sugar transport protein 14, giving the protein MAGGGFTDTGNLKRAHLYEYRITGYFIFACVIAASGGSLFGYDLGVSGGVTSMDDFLKEFFPTVYEKKHAHLHETDYCKYDNQILTLFTSSLYFAALFTTFGASYVTRTRGRRASILVGSTSFFIGALVNAFAKNIAMLIIGRCFLGAGIGFGNQAVPLYLSEMAPAKIRGAINQLFQLTTCLGILVANFINYGTEKIHPWGWRLSLGLATLPATIMFVGGIFLPETPNSLIEQGKLEEGRKILEKVRGTTQVDAEFDDLVDASNAARDIKHPFKNLLKRKNRPQLVIGALGIPAFQQLTGNNSILFYAPVIFQSLGFSNDAALYSAVITNAALVVGALISMAFVDKFGRRAFFLEAGVEMFIVMVAVGITLALKFGDGKPISKGTGVFLVVVICLFVLAYGRSWGPLGWLVPSEIFPLEARSAGQSIVVCVNMIFTALVAQCFLVSLCHLKYGIFLLFAGLIFIMSAFVFFLLPETKQVPIEEVYLLWQNHWFWKKIVSEQGKLELHV; this is encoded by the exons ATGGCTGGTGGAGGATTTACAGATACAGGAAACCTTAAAAGGGCTCATCTTTATGAGTATAGAATAACAGGTTACTTCATTTTCGCTTGCGTTATTGCAGCTTCAGGTGGATCCCTTTTTGGTTACGATCTCGGTGTTTCAG GTGGAGTCACTTCTATGGATGACTTCTTGAAGGAGTTCTTCCCAACTGTGTATGAAAAGAAGCATGCACATCTTCACGAGACAGATTACTGTAAATATGATAACCAAATCCTCACATTGTTTACTTCCTCACTGTACTTTGCAGCCCTTTTTACCACCTTCGGAGCCTCATATGTAACCAGAACTAGAGGCCGGAGAGCTAGCATTCTCGTCGGATCCACCAGCTTCTTCATCGGAGCACTCGTCAATGCATTTGCAAAAAATATAGCCATGTTGATCATCGGACGATGCTTTCTTGGTGCAGGAATTGGATTTGGCAACCAG GCTGTTCCCTTGTATCTTTCAGAAATGGCTCCGGCGAAAATCCGAGGAGCAATTAACCAGCTGTTTCAACTAACGACGTGTTTGGGAATCCTGGTTGCAAACTTTATAAATTATGGAACTGAAAAGATTCATCCATGGGGATGGAGATTATCTCTTGGTTTAGCAACTCTTCCTGCAACTATAATGTTCGTTGGTGGAATTTTCCTTCCTGAGACCCCAAACAGTCTTATAGAACAAGGCAAGCTagaagaaggaagaaaaatCCTGGAGAAAGTTAGAGGAACCACACAAGTTGATGCTGAGTTTGATGATCTTGTGGATGCAAGTAATGCAGCAAGAGACATTAAGCATCCTTTCAAGAATCTTCTTAAACGCAAGAATCGTCCACAGCTGGTGATTGGAGCTTTGGGGATTCCAGCATTCCAACAACTCACTGGGAATAATTCTATACTTTTCTATGCTCCTGTCATTTTTCAGAGCTTGGGTTTCAGCAATGATGCAGCTTTGTATTCAGCTGTTATAACCAATGCAGCACTTGTTGTTGGTGCTCTAATCTCCATGGCTTTCGTCGACAAATTTGGCAGAAGAGCTTTCTTTTTGGAAGCTGGGGTTGAGATGTTCATCGTCATG GTTGCTGTGGGCATAACTTTGGCCTTGAAATTTGGAGATGGGAAACCAATTTCCAAAGGAACTGGTGTCTTCCTTGTGGTTGTGATTTGTTTGTTTGTGTTGGCTTACGGGCGGTCCTGGGGGCCTCTTGGGTGGCTAGTTCCGAGCGAGATCTTCCCCTTGGAGGCACGATCGGCTGGGCAGAGCATTGTGGTCTGcgttaacatgatcttcactGCCTTGGTTGCGCAGTGCTTCCTGGTTTCTCTTTGCCACCTTAAATATGGAATTTTCTTGCTGTTTGCTGGGTTGATTTTTATCATGAGTGCCTTTGTCTTCTTCCTCTTGCCTGAAACGAAGCAAGTACCCATTGAAGAGGTTTATCTTCTCTGGCAAAATCACTGGTTCTGGAAGAAAATAGTGTCAGAACAAGGCAAGTTGGAATTACATGTTTAA
- the LOC122723253 gene encoding LOW QUALITY PROTEIN: uncharacterized protein LOC122723253 (The sequence of the model RefSeq protein was modified relative to this genomic sequence to represent the inferred CDS: deleted 1 base in 1 codon; substituted 1 base at 1 genomic stop codon) — MKCHVKEIVLHRVSVPKKMTLNLLDSELHLKILLLGYXKNISFRLGMSFSAMITENAPQLKTSKNGGTKLSDIMTGTHS; from the exons ATGAAGTGTCATGTGAAAGAGATCGTACTTCACCGGGTTAGCGTGCCAAAGAAAATGACGTTGAACCTTCTTGACTCCGAGTTGCATCTCAAGATACTTCTTCTGGGGTATTGAAAG AATATTTCTTTCAGATTGGGAATGTCTTTCTCTGCGATGATTACTGAGAATGCTCCCCAGTTGAAGACTTCAAAAAACGGTGGCACAAAATTATCAGATATAATGACAGGTACACACTCGTAA
- the LOC110612299 gene encoding E3 ubiquitin-protein ligase ATL42, translated as MIRFGLLFLLHLFFVFFHVEAQVNSVGDEGSPNFQPSLAVVIGILCVMFALTFVLLVYAKFCHRVASVRGDSQNLPALIRSTSRFSGIDKTVIESLPFFRFSSLKGSRDGLECVVCLSKFEDIEVLRLLPKCKHAFHINCVDQWLEKHSSCPLCRCKVSAEDPTIFTYSNSMRFLFGNQSELQADSNVELFVQREETHRGSSRFSIGSSFRKVEKGNKDEEDALIQVEEEEADTSPDDDQTKIFDKFNHKIVLSDVVLKNRWSSVSSSDLMFLSSEMLQEMSSNRFSSLDSNNEEFTATRTIEGKQIMKIKEEMEMKRLFESKFSSINNYPFPDHPSTSDSNATSSIMNSAGRRSVSEITALSRFRNLSVKNTIRETLSGGNNTNLERQQRLWLPIARRTVEWFANRERRSGKTKHTLDV; from the coding sequence ATGATTCGATTTGGCTTGCTGTTTCTGCTGCATCTcttttttgtgttctttcatgTTGAAGCACAAGTTAATTCTGTTGGAGATGAAGGATCTCCAAATTTTCAACCAAGTTTAGCTGTTGTTATAGGAATTTTATGTGTCATGTTTGCTTTAACTTTTGTTCTCCTTGTCTATGCCAAATTCTGTCATAGAGTAGCTTCTGTTCGTGGTGATTCTCAGAATCTTCCTGCACTAATTAGATCAACATCAAGATTCTCTGGAATTGATAAAACAGTGATAGAATCACTTCCTTTCTTCAGATTCTCTTCTTTGAAAGGATCTAGAGATGGACTTGAATGTGTTGTCTGTCTGTCGAAATTCGAAGATATTGAAGTTCTTCGTTTGCTGCCTAAATGCAAACATGCTTTTCATATTAACTGTGTTGATCAATGGCTTGAAAAACATTCAAGTTGTCCTCTTTGCAGGTGTAAGGTCAGTGCTGAGGACCCCACAATCTTCACATATTCAAACAGCATGAGATTCTTATTTGGTAATCAATCTGAGCTTCAAGCAGACTCAAATGTTGAGCTATTTGTTCAAAGAGAAGAAACCCATCGAGGATCTTCAAGATTTAGCATTGGAAGCAGCTTTCGAAAAGTCGAAAAGGGTAACAAAGATGAAGAAGATGCATTAATtcaagtagaagaagaagaagctgataCTTCTCCTGATGATGATCAGACAAAGATCTTTGATAAGTTCAATCACAAGATTGTACTTTCTGATGTTGTTCTTAAGAATAGATGGAGCAGTGTGAGTTCTTCAGACTTGATGTTCCTGAGCTCAGAGATGCTTCAAGAAATGTCAAGCAACAGATTCTCTTCTTTGGATTCAAACAATGAGGAATTTACAGCTACGAGAACCATTGAAGGTAAGCAAATAatgaagatcaaggaagaaaTGGAGATGAAGAGATTGTTTGAAAGCAAATTTAGCTCAATTAACAACTACCCATTTCCAGATCATCCTTCTACATCGGATTCAAATGCGACATCAAGTATTATGAACTCAGCTGGCAGAAGATCAGTGTCTGAAATCACAGCTCTTTCAAGATTTAGAAATTTGAGTGTGAAGAATACAATTAGAGAGACACTTTCAGGTGGAAACAACACAAATTTGGAGAGGCAGCAGCGGCTTTGGTTGCCAATTGCTAGAAGAACAGTTGAGTGGTTTGCCAATAGAGAAAGAAGATCTGGGAAAACAAAGCATACTTTGGATGTCTAA